A genomic region of Magnolia sinica isolate HGM2019 chromosome 6, MsV1, whole genome shotgun sequence contains the following coding sequences:
- the LOC131248574 gene encoding serine/threonine-protein kinase BLUS1-like isoform X2 — translation MGRMGSSRKTYSASPADYKLLEEVGYGASATVYRAIYLPLNEVIAVKCLDLDRCNSNLDDIRKEAQTMSLIDHSNVIRAYCSFVVDQCLWVVMPFMAEGSCLHLMKIAYPDGFEESVIGSILKETLKALEYLHRHGHIHRDVKAGNILLDSNGVVKLGDFGVSACMFDKGDRQRSRNTFVGTPCWMAPEVLQPGSGYDFKADIWSFGITSLELAHGHAPFSKYPPMKVLLMTIQNAPPGLDYDRDKKFSKSFKEMVAMCLVKDQTKRPTAEKLLKHSFFKNAKPPELSVKSLLAGLPPLWDRVKALQLKDAAQLALKKMPTAEQEAISQSEYKRGVSAWNFDIEDLKAQASLVQDDDDLMGMKEEDENMRLSVNDKDSSVYGSSLGKSISTNDINGRGNSSGADWSEARCLIGKGEILETELADSINQEKFDRQKKDGSSNGPMSSTSERDMGQACPKTQVGKTYQTQSGPLVPSSVLSHSLSERERIPERCESDNQPAAEKYKRNPRKAPSFSGPLMLPTRASLNSLSAPIRSSGGFRDSLEDKPKANVVQVKGRFSVTSETVELAKVSPLRKSASVGDWLVDSRQVPNCLSPKEVSNSAIPASILVPHLQNLFHQTALQQDLIVNLLNSLQQTEIVDGFQTEKLTRQTRNSENDTSTESTSSERERLLLIKISELQARMANLTDELSAAKQKHIQLQQQLNAAYCREEDKSRREKDN, via the exons ATGGGAAGGATGGGAAGCAGCCGGAAAACCTATTCTGCGTCGCCGGCGGACTACAAGCTTCTAGAAGAGGTCGGATATGGCGCCAGCGCCACCGTCTACCGGGCGATCTATCTCCCTCTCAATGAAGTCATTGCCGTCAAGTGCTTGGATCTCGACCGCTGCAACAGCAatctg GATGACATAAGGAAGGAGGCTCAAACAATGAGTTTAATAGATCACTCAAATGTAATTAGAGCATACTGCTCGTTTGTTGTTGACCAATGTCTTTGGGTGGTCATGCCATTCATGGCTGAGGGTTCGTGCTTGCACCTTATGAAGATAGCATATCCAGATGGATTTGAAGAGTCTGTAATTGGTTCTATTCTTAAGGAGACTCTTAAAGCTCTGGAGTACCTCCATCGACATGGGCATATCCATCGTGATGTCAAG GCTGGAAACATCCTTCTCGACAGTAATGGGGTGGTGAAGCTTGGTGACTTTGGTGTCTCTGCTTGCATGTTTGACAAGGGTGATAGGCAACGTTCAAGAAATACTTTTGTAGGAACTCCATGCTG GATGGCTCCAGAGGTTTTACAGCCAGGAAGTGGGTATGATTTCAA AGCTGACATCTGGTCGTTTGGAATAACCTCATTGGAGCTGGCACATGGTCATGCTCCCTTTTCAAAGTATCCTCCAATGAAG GTTCTTCTGATGACCATCCAAAATGCACCTCCTGGACTTGATTATGACCGAGATAAAAAGTTTTCCAAG TCCTTTAAAGAAATGGTTGCCATGTGCCTGGTGAAAGATCAAACAAAGAGGCCAACAGCAGAGAAGTTATTAAAGcactcatttttcaaaaatgcAAAGCCTCCTGAGCTTTCTGTAAAGAGTCTTTTAGCTGGCTTGCCACCACTTTGGGACCGGGTAAAAGCTCTCCAG CTTAAGGATGCTGCACAACTAGCTCTCAAGAAAATGCCTACAGCAGAACAAGAAGCAATATCTCAA AGTGAGTACAAGCGAGGGGTTAGTGCATGGAACTTTGACATTGAGGATTTGAAAGCACAAGCATCACTG gttcaagatgatgatgatctgatgggaatgaaggaagaagatgaaaacatGAGATTATCAGTTAATGATAAG GATTCGTCTGTTTACGGATCTAGTTTGGGGAAATCAATTTCTACAAATGACATTAATGGCAG GGGAAATAGCAGTGGTGCTGATTGGTCTGAAGCGAGGTGCTTGATTGGTAAAGGAGAAATTTTGGAAACCGAATTGGCGGATTCCATCAACCAAGAAAAATTCGACAGACAAAAGAAAGATGGATCAAGCAATGGGCCAATGTCTTCAACCTCAGAACGGGACATGGGACAAGCCTGCCCTAAAACTCAAGTTGGAAAAACAtaccaaactcaaagtggaccacTCGTACCTTCTAGCGTGCTTAGTCATTCTTTGTCAGAACGGGAGCGCATCCCTGAAAG GTGTGAAAGTGACAACCAACCAGCAGCTGAGAAATATAAGCGTAATCCACGGAAAGCACCAAGCTTTAGTGGGCCTTTAATGCTTCCAACCCGAGCTTCTTTAAACAGTCTATCAGCTCCAATAAGGTCTTCAGGAG GTTTCAGAGATTCTTTGGAAGATAAGCCAAAGGCCAATGTGGTACAAGTAAAAGGCCGGTTCTCTGTGACATCAGAAACTGTGGAACTTGCAAAG GTTTCTCCTCTAAGAAAATCTGCAAGCGTTGGTGATTGGCTAGTTGATTCTCGACAAGTG CCTAACTGTCTGTCACCCAAGGAAGTCAGCAACAGTGCAATACCTGCATCAATTCTCGTGCCTCACCTTCAGAACCTTTTTCATCAGACTGCATTACAACAA GATCTCATCGTGAATCTGTTGAATAGCTTGCAACAAACTGAGATAGTGGATG GTTTTCAAACTGAGAAGTTGACTCGACAAACACGCAACTCAGAGAATGATACATCA
- the LOC131248574 gene encoding serine/threonine-protein kinase BLUS1-like isoform X4: MGRMGSSRKTYSASPADYKLLEEVGYGASATVYRAIYLPLNEVIAVKCLDLDRCNSNLDDIRKEAQTMSLIDHSNVIRAYCSFVVDQCLWVVMPFMAEGSCLHLMKIAYPDGFEESVIGSILKETLKALEYLHRHGHIHRDVKAGNILLDSNGVVKLGDFGVSACMFDKGDRQRSRNTFVGTPCWMAPEVLQPGSGYDFKADIWSFGITSLELAHGHAPFSKYPPMKVLLMTIQNAPPGLDYDRDKKFSKSFKEMVAMCLVKDQTKRPTAEKLLKHSFFKNAKPPELSVKSLLAGLPPLWDRVKALQLKDAAQLALKKMPTAEQEAISQSEYKRGVSAWNFDIEDLKAQASLVQDDDDLMGMKEEDENMRLSVNDKDSSVYGSSLGKSISTNDINGRGNSSGADWSEARCLIGKGEILETELADSINQEKFDRQKKDGSSNGPMSSTSERDMGQACPKTQVGKTYQTQSGPLVPSSVLSHSLSERERIPERCESDNQPAAEKYKRNPRKAPSFSGPLMLPTRASLNSLSAPIRSSGGFRDSLEDKPKANVVQVKGRFSVTSETVELAKVSPLRKSASVGDWLVDSRQVTESTSSERERLLLIKISELQARMANLTDELSAAKQKHIQLQQQLNAAYCREEDKSRREKDN; the protein is encoded by the exons ATGGGAAGGATGGGAAGCAGCCGGAAAACCTATTCTGCGTCGCCGGCGGACTACAAGCTTCTAGAAGAGGTCGGATATGGCGCCAGCGCCACCGTCTACCGGGCGATCTATCTCCCTCTCAATGAAGTCATTGCCGTCAAGTGCTTGGATCTCGACCGCTGCAACAGCAatctg GATGACATAAGGAAGGAGGCTCAAACAATGAGTTTAATAGATCACTCAAATGTAATTAGAGCATACTGCTCGTTTGTTGTTGACCAATGTCTTTGGGTGGTCATGCCATTCATGGCTGAGGGTTCGTGCTTGCACCTTATGAAGATAGCATATCCAGATGGATTTGAAGAGTCTGTAATTGGTTCTATTCTTAAGGAGACTCTTAAAGCTCTGGAGTACCTCCATCGACATGGGCATATCCATCGTGATGTCAAG GCTGGAAACATCCTTCTCGACAGTAATGGGGTGGTGAAGCTTGGTGACTTTGGTGTCTCTGCTTGCATGTTTGACAAGGGTGATAGGCAACGTTCAAGAAATACTTTTGTAGGAACTCCATGCTG GATGGCTCCAGAGGTTTTACAGCCAGGAAGTGGGTATGATTTCAA AGCTGACATCTGGTCGTTTGGAATAACCTCATTGGAGCTGGCACATGGTCATGCTCCCTTTTCAAAGTATCCTCCAATGAAG GTTCTTCTGATGACCATCCAAAATGCACCTCCTGGACTTGATTATGACCGAGATAAAAAGTTTTCCAAG TCCTTTAAAGAAATGGTTGCCATGTGCCTGGTGAAAGATCAAACAAAGAGGCCAACAGCAGAGAAGTTATTAAAGcactcatttttcaaaaatgcAAAGCCTCCTGAGCTTTCTGTAAAGAGTCTTTTAGCTGGCTTGCCACCACTTTGGGACCGGGTAAAAGCTCTCCAG CTTAAGGATGCTGCACAACTAGCTCTCAAGAAAATGCCTACAGCAGAACAAGAAGCAATATCTCAA AGTGAGTACAAGCGAGGGGTTAGTGCATGGAACTTTGACATTGAGGATTTGAAAGCACAAGCATCACTG gttcaagatgatgatgatctgatgggaatgaaggaagaagatgaaaacatGAGATTATCAGTTAATGATAAG GATTCGTCTGTTTACGGATCTAGTTTGGGGAAATCAATTTCTACAAATGACATTAATGGCAG GGGAAATAGCAGTGGTGCTGATTGGTCTGAAGCGAGGTGCTTGATTGGTAAAGGAGAAATTTTGGAAACCGAATTGGCGGATTCCATCAACCAAGAAAAATTCGACAGACAAAAGAAAGATGGATCAAGCAATGGGCCAATGTCTTCAACCTCAGAACGGGACATGGGACAAGCCTGCCCTAAAACTCAAGTTGGAAAAACAtaccaaactcaaagtggaccacTCGTACCTTCTAGCGTGCTTAGTCATTCTTTGTCAGAACGGGAGCGCATCCCTGAAAG GTGTGAAAGTGACAACCAACCAGCAGCTGAGAAATATAAGCGTAATCCACGGAAAGCACCAAGCTTTAGTGGGCCTTTAATGCTTCCAACCCGAGCTTCTTTAAACAGTCTATCAGCTCCAATAAGGTCTTCAGGAG GTTTCAGAGATTCTTTGGAAGATAAGCCAAAGGCCAATGTGGTACAAGTAAAAGGCCGGTTCTCTGTGACATCAGAAACTGTGGAACTTGCAAAG GTTTCTCCTCTAAGAAAATCTGCAAGCGTTGGTGATTGGCTAGTTGATTCTCGACAAGTG
- the LOC131248574 gene encoding serine/threonine-protein kinase BLUS1-like isoform X1, producing the protein MGRMGSSRKTYSASPADYKLLEEVGYGASATVYRAIYLPLNEVIAVKCLDLDRCNSNLDDIRKEAQTMSLIDHSNVIRAYCSFVVDQCLWVVMPFMAEGSCLHLMKIAYPDGFEESVIGSILKETLKALEYLHRHGHIHRDVKAGNILLDSNGVVKLGDFGVSACMFDKGDRQRSRNTFVGTPCWMAPEVLQPGSGYDFKADIWSFGITSLELAHGHAPFSKYPPMKVLLMTIQNAPPGLDYDRDKKFSKSFKEMVAMCLVKDQTKRPTAEKLLKHSFFKNAKPPELSVKSLLAGLPPLWDRVKALQLKDAAQLALKKMPTAEQEAISQSEYKRGVSAWNFDIEDLKAQASLVQDDDDLMGMKEEDENMRLSVNDKDSSVYGSSLGKSISTNDINGRGNSSGADWSEARCLIGKGEILETELADSINQEKFDRQKKDGSSNGPMSSTSERDMGQACPKTQVGKTYQTQSGPLVPSSVLSHSLSERERIPERCESDNQPAAEKYKRNPRKAPSFSGPLMLPTRASLNSLSAPIRSSGGFRDSLEDKPKANVVQVKGRFSVTSETVELAKDPVCTGSRRSTQVSPLRKSASVGDWLVDSRQVPNCLSPKEVSNSAIPASILVPHLQNLFHQTALQQDLIVNLLNSLQQTEIVDGFQTEKLTRQTRNSENDTSTESTSSERERLLLIKISELQARMANLTDELSAAKQKHIQLQQQLNAAYCREEDKSRREKDN; encoded by the exons ATGGGAAGGATGGGAAGCAGCCGGAAAACCTATTCTGCGTCGCCGGCGGACTACAAGCTTCTAGAAGAGGTCGGATATGGCGCCAGCGCCACCGTCTACCGGGCGATCTATCTCCCTCTCAATGAAGTCATTGCCGTCAAGTGCTTGGATCTCGACCGCTGCAACAGCAatctg GATGACATAAGGAAGGAGGCTCAAACAATGAGTTTAATAGATCACTCAAATGTAATTAGAGCATACTGCTCGTTTGTTGTTGACCAATGTCTTTGGGTGGTCATGCCATTCATGGCTGAGGGTTCGTGCTTGCACCTTATGAAGATAGCATATCCAGATGGATTTGAAGAGTCTGTAATTGGTTCTATTCTTAAGGAGACTCTTAAAGCTCTGGAGTACCTCCATCGACATGGGCATATCCATCGTGATGTCAAG GCTGGAAACATCCTTCTCGACAGTAATGGGGTGGTGAAGCTTGGTGACTTTGGTGTCTCTGCTTGCATGTTTGACAAGGGTGATAGGCAACGTTCAAGAAATACTTTTGTAGGAACTCCATGCTG GATGGCTCCAGAGGTTTTACAGCCAGGAAGTGGGTATGATTTCAA AGCTGACATCTGGTCGTTTGGAATAACCTCATTGGAGCTGGCACATGGTCATGCTCCCTTTTCAAAGTATCCTCCAATGAAG GTTCTTCTGATGACCATCCAAAATGCACCTCCTGGACTTGATTATGACCGAGATAAAAAGTTTTCCAAG TCCTTTAAAGAAATGGTTGCCATGTGCCTGGTGAAAGATCAAACAAAGAGGCCAACAGCAGAGAAGTTATTAAAGcactcatttttcaaaaatgcAAAGCCTCCTGAGCTTTCTGTAAAGAGTCTTTTAGCTGGCTTGCCACCACTTTGGGACCGGGTAAAAGCTCTCCAG CTTAAGGATGCTGCACAACTAGCTCTCAAGAAAATGCCTACAGCAGAACAAGAAGCAATATCTCAA AGTGAGTACAAGCGAGGGGTTAGTGCATGGAACTTTGACATTGAGGATTTGAAAGCACAAGCATCACTG gttcaagatgatgatgatctgatgggaatgaaggaagaagatgaaaacatGAGATTATCAGTTAATGATAAG GATTCGTCTGTTTACGGATCTAGTTTGGGGAAATCAATTTCTACAAATGACATTAATGGCAG GGGAAATAGCAGTGGTGCTGATTGGTCTGAAGCGAGGTGCTTGATTGGTAAAGGAGAAATTTTGGAAACCGAATTGGCGGATTCCATCAACCAAGAAAAATTCGACAGACAAAAGAAAGATGGATCAAGCAATGGGCCAATGTCTTCAACCTCAGAACGGGACATGGGACAAGCCTGCCCTAAAACTCAAGTTGGAAAAACAtaccaaactcaaagtggaccacTCGTACCTTCTAGCGTGCTTAGTCATTCTTTGTCAGAACGGGAGCGCATCCCTGAAAG GTGTGAAAGTGACAACCAACCAGCAGCTGAGAAATATAAGCGTAATCCACGGAAAGCACCAAGCTTTAGTGGGCCTTTAATGCTTCCAACCCGAGCTTCTTTAAACAGTCTATCAGCTCCAATAAGGTCTTCAGGAG GTTTCAGAGATTCTTTGGAAGATAAGCCAAAGGCCAATGTGGTACAAGTAAAAGGCCGGTTCTCTGTGACATCAGAAACTGTGGAACTTGCAAAG GATCCAGTATGTACAGGTTCACGAAGATCTACTCAG GTTTCTCCTCTAAGAAAATCTGCAAGCGTTGGTGATTGGCTAGTTGATTCTCGACAAGTG CCTAACTGTCTGTCACCCAAGGAAGTCAGCAACAGTGCAATACCTGCATCAATTCTCGTGCCTCACCTTCAGAACCTTTTTCATCAGACTGCATTACAACAA GATCTCATCGTGAATCTGTTGAATAGCTTGCAACAAACTGAGATAGTGGATG GTTTTCAAACTGAGAAGTTGACTCGACAAACACGCAACTCAGAGAATGATACATCA
- the LOC131248574 gene encoding serine/threonine-protein kinase BLUS1-like isoform X3, which produces MGRMGSSRKTYSASPADYKLLEEVGYGASATVYRAIYLPLNEVIAVKCLDLDRCNSNLDDIRKEAQTMSLIDHSNVIRAYCSFVVDQCLWVVMPFMAEGSCLHLMKIAYPDGFEESVIGSILKETLKALEYLHRHGHIHRDVKAGNILLDSNGVVKLGDFGVSACMFDKGDRQRSRNTFVGTPCWMAPEVLQPGSGYDFKADIWSFGITSLELAHGHAPFSKYPPMKVLLMTIQNAPPGLDYDRDKKFSKSFKEMVAMCLVKDQTKRPTAEKLLKHSFFKNAKPPELSVKSLLAGLPPLWDRVKALQLKDAAQLALKKMPTAEQEAISQSEYKRGVSAWNFDIEDLKAQASLVQDDDDLMGMKEEDENMRLSVNDKDSSVYGSSLGKSISTNDINGRGNSSGADWSEARCLIGKGEILETELADSINQEKFDRQKKDGSSNGPMSSTSERDMGQACPKTQVGKTYQTQSGPLVPSSVLSHSLSERERIPERCESDNQPAAEKYKRNPRKAPSFSGPLMLPTRASLNSLSAPIRSSGGFRDSLEDKPKANVVQVKGRFSVTSETVELAKDPVCTGSRRSTQVSPLRKSASVGDWLVDSRQVTESTSSERERLLLIKISELQARMANLTDELSAAKQKHIQLQQQLNAAYCREEDKSRREKDN; this is translated from the exons ATGGGAAGGATGGGAAGCAGCCGGAAAACCTATTCTGCGTCGCCGGCGGACTACAAGCTTCTAGAAGAGGTCGGATATGGCGCCAGCGCCACCGTCTACCGGGCGATCTATCTCCCTCTCAATGAAGTCATTGCCGTCAAGTGCTTGGATCTCGACCGCTGCAACAGCAatctg GATGACATAAGGAAGGAGGCTCAAACAATGAGTTTAATAGATCACTCAAATGTAATTAGAGCATACTGCTCGTTTGTTGTTGACCAATGTCTTTGGGTGGTCATGCCATTCATGGCTGAGGGTTCGTGCTTGCACCTTATGAAGATAGCATATCCAGATGGATTTGAAGAGTCTGTAATTGGTTCTATTCTTAAGGAGACTCTTAAAGCTCTGGAGTACCTCCATCGACATGGGCATATCCATCGTGATGTCAAG GCTGGAAACATCCTTCTCGACAGTAATGGGGTGGTGAAGCTTGGTGACTTTGGTGTCTCTGCTTGCATGTTTGACAAGGGTGATAGGCAACGTTCAAGAAATACTTTTGTAGGAACTCCATGCTG GATGGCTCCAGAGGTTTTACAGCCAGGAAGTGGGTATGATTTCAA AGCTGACATCTGGTCGTTTGGAATAACCTCATTGGAGCTGGCACATGGTCATGCTCCCTTTTCAAAGTATCCTCCAATGAAG GTTCTTCTGATGACCATCCAAAATGCACCTCCTGGACTTGATTATGACCGAGATAAAAAGTTTTCCAAG TCCTTTAAAGAAATGGTTGCCATGTGCCTGGTGAAAGATCAAACAAAGAGGCCAACAGCAGAGAAGTTATTAAAGcactcatttttcaaaaatgcAAAGCCTCCTGAGCTTTCTGTAAAGAGTCTTTTAGCTGGCTTGCCACCACTTTGGGACCGGGTAAAAGCTCTCCAG CTTAAGGATGCTGCACAACTAGCTCTCAAGAAAATGCCTACAGCAGAACAAGAAGCAATATCTCAA AGTGAGTACAAGCGAGGGGTTAGTGCATGGAACTTTGACATTGAGGATTTGAAAGCACAAGCATCACTG gttcaagatgatgatgatctgatgggaatgaaggaagaagatgaaaacatGAGATTATCAGTTAATGATAAG GATTCGTCTGTTTACGGATCTAGTTTGGGGAAATCAATTTCTACAAATGACATTAATGGCAG GGGAAATAGCAGTGGTGCTGATTGGTCTGAAGCGAGGTGCTTGATTGGTAAAGGAGAAATTTTGGAAACCGAATTGGCGGATTCCATCAACCAAGAAAAATTCGACAGACAAAAGAAAGATGGATCAAGCAATGGGCCAATGTCTTCAACCTCAGAACGGGACATGGGACAAGCCTGCCCTAAAACTCAAGTTGGAAAAACAtaccaaactcaaagtggaccacTCGTACCTTCTAGCGTGCTTAGTCATTCTTTGTCAGAACGGGAGCGCATCCCTGAAAG GTGTGAAAGTGACAACCAACCAGCAGCTGAGAAATATAAGCGTAATCCACGGAAAGCACCAAGCTTTAGTGGGCCTTTAATGCTTCCAACCCGAGCTTCTTTAAACAGTCTATCAGCTCCAATAAGGTCTTCAGGAG GTTTCAGAGATTCTTTGGAAGATAAGCCAAAGGCCAATGTGGTACAAGTAAAAGGCCGGTTCTCTGTGACATCAGAAACTGTGGAACTTGCAAAG GATCCAGTATGTACAGGTTCACGAAGATCTACTCAG GTTTCTCCTCTAAGAAAATCTGCAAGCGTTGGTGATTGGCTAGTTGATTCTCGACAAGTG